The sequence below is a genomic window from Synechococcus sp. PCC 7335.
AGTACCTTGTATCCTCGTACCTTTCATCTATGGACTTAGACATTCCTATACGGGTGTTAGTGGCTGAAGACCACAATATTGTGCGGCAAGGTATCGTGGCTATTCTTAACCAGCAAGCACAGATCACCGTGATTGCAGAAGCTAAGAACGGTGTAGAAGCGGTTGAAATGCATGCGCTTCACCAGCCCGATATCACGCTGATGGACTTGCGTATGCCCCAAATGGAAGGACTAGAAGCCATCAATAGAATTCGAGAAGCAACGCCCGCTGCCTGTATTATTATCTTGACGACCTACGATACTGATGAAGATATCTATCGTGGGCTACAAGCGGGTGCTCGTGGCTATCTGTTGAAAGATACCACTGCCGAAGACTTAGCGACTGCTGTTCGTCAGGTTCATCATGGCAAACGCTACATTCCTATAGAAGTCGGCATTCGTCTTACTGAACGTATTCAAGAATCCGATCTAACCGATCGCGAGTTAGAAGTGTTAGGAGAACTGACTGAAGGGAAAAGTAATCTAGAGATTGCTAAAGCACTCTCAATCTCTGAGGGAACTGTCAAATTTCATATCAACAACATTTTGAGTAAGTTTGGCGTAAGTGATCGTACCCAGGCGGTTATCACTGCGCTGAGACGCGGAATTACTCGAATACGCTATTAGCTAAATACTGCCTGCTCGAAGCCCCACGTATGAAGGTGTGATCGCCTACCGTATAATGCGATTGGGTTAGAGTAGTCATCAGCCTTGAAACAGTATCTATCTTTCCAAATTAGGAATCTTTTTTCATCTATGGGACTTTTTGATCAGGTCATGAAGGCGGTTGCAGATCCTAGTCGTCAGGCTAATGTAGGACAACTCAGCCAGATTCTAGGCTCAGCGAAGCAGATTGCAAACGAGAACAATGCCGATACCGATGCCATGAAGCAAGCAATGTCGGTGATTGGCGGCTTTGTCCGTTCGTCGTTAAATGATACTCGCCGAGCGCAGGGCAACGATGCGGCCCAATCACTGATCGAAGAAGGCGCAGCTAATGGCGAATCGGTAATTCCTAAGCTGTTTAATAACGCCCAGTTAGCAGCGATGATTTCTGCAGTCACCCAAAAAACTAATCTGAATACAAATCAGGTTCAGAGGGTTTTGCCGATGGTTCTGCCCCTAGTGATGCAGTTTCTTAGCTCAGGCAATGCCAAAGGCGGAGCGGCTCAGACCAGTAGCAACCCAATCCTGACTGCCTTTCTAGATGGTGACGGCGACGGTGATGTGGATATGGGCGATATGCTAGGCATGGCCAGCAAGTTTATGTAAGCCAATAGAAATAGGTCAGTTGTGTAGGCGAGTTTAGCGCTTTAGGGCTTAGCTTCTTTGTTTTCGGTACCGAATTTGTCTTTTCGGTGTCACAATGAAGTGTTGAAAAACGCACCTAAAACAGCATCTCTCTTGTTGTGAGCGAAACTTATGAGCGAAACTCGCCGCTATCACGTCACTACCTTTGGCTGCCAAATGAACAAGGCCGACTCCGAACGTATGGCAGGTATCCTTGAAAAGATGGGTATGCGCTGGGAGGAAGACCCCTTGCAGGCAGATGTGGTCCTCTACAACACCTGCACAATTCGCGACAGCGCTGAGCAAAAGGTATATTCATACCTAGGTAAGCAGGCGAAACGAAAGCGCAAAGACCCGAATCTGACGATTGTCGTTGCCGGGTGTGTGGCTCAGCAGGAAGGCGAGCAGCTCTTACGCCGCGTTCCAGAACTAGATGTCGTCATGGGTCCACAGTATGCTAACCAGCTAGAAAGTTTGCTGGCGCAGGCTGCTCAGGGGAGTCAAGTCGTGGCGACTGATCCGGTGCATATCATGGAAGATATCACTAAGCCGCGTCGAGAAAGCGAGGTCAGTGCTTGGGTAAATGTGATCTATGGTTGCAACGAGCGCTGTACCTATTGCGTAGTACCAGGCGTGCGAGGGCTAGAGCAGTCGCGTACTAAAGAAGCTATTCGCGCTGAGATGGCAGCTCTAGGAGACCAGGGCTACGCTGAAGTAACTCTGTTGGGTCAGAATATTGATGCCTATGGTCGTGACTTGCCTGGTATCACCTCAGAGGGTCGGCGGGAGAATACGCTCACTGACTTGCTGCACTACGTTCATGATGTGCCAGGGATTGAGCGAATTCGCTTTGCCACTAGCCACCCGCGCTATTTTACGGAGCGGCTGGTGAGGGCCTGCGCTGAGCTACCGAAAGTATGCGAACACTTTCATATTCCGTTTCAGTCGGGTAATAACCAGGTGCTGAAGGCGATGGGCCGAGGCTATACTCGCGAAAAATATCAGCGCATCATTGAGACGGTGCGGCGCTACGTTCCGGATGCTTCGATTAGCGCCGATGTGATTGTGGCCTTCCCCGGTGAAACAGAAGCGCAGTTCCAAGACACCCTTTCTTTAATGGAAGAGATTGTGTTTGATATGGTCAATACGGCGGCATACTCACCTAGGCCAGGCACACCCGCAGCAGAGTGGACCAATCAGCTAGATGAGGAAGTAAAGCAGGATAGGCTGCAGCGGATCAATCATCTGGTGTCGCAGCAGGCAGAAGTGCGATCGCAACGTTACCAAAACCGAGTTGAAACCGTCTTAGTTGAAGCTATCAACCCCAAAGACCCTAATCAAGTAATGGGGCGTACTCGGGGTAATCGGCTGACGTTTTTCAACGGGGATATCAACCTGCTCAAAGGTCAGATTGTACCTGTTGCCATTACAGAAACAAGAGCATTCAGCCTGACCGGAGAGCGCGTAGAAGAACGGCGCCTAGTCGCGGTTTAGCCCCGATTTAGCATCGCGCAGAGCTTTAAGGCACTTTCTGGGCAGTTAATTCTTTATTTTTTGCCAAATCTCATCAAATATTCAGACGAGCGCCGTGCTCTTGGTAGAAAATCAGGTGCATAGAGCAAGCGTGTAGCGTAGGAAAAGCCGATGTCAGTAGAATACGATTTGGTTGTAATTGGTGGTGGTTCAGCAGGACTAGTTGCCGCTAGCGCTGGCGCACAAATTAATGCAAAAGTTGCCCTAATTGAAAAGCACTTACTAGGGGGTGACTGCTTGCACTATGGTTGCGTCCCTAGTAAGTCGATGATCCATGCCGCGCAAATTGCCTACAATGTCAAAACCGCTTCTCGCTTTGGGATTTATACCAACGAGCCCAAGATCAATCTGCAAGAAGCACTAGGTCATGTTCACGCTGTTATCGATACTATCCAAGCGCATGACTCTACTGAGCGCTTCGAAAAGCTAGGCGTTGATGTCATCTATGGCAAAGGTCAGTTTGTTGATGAGAAAACCTTTGAGGTGAACGGTCGCCGGCTAAAATCGAGGTCTTTCCTGGTTGCAACCGGTTCTCGCCCCTCCGATCTCCCCGTGCAGGGGTTAAAGGAAGCGGGTTACCTGACGAATGAACAAGTCTTTAATGTTAAAGAACGGCCAGAGACACTG
It includes:
- a CDS encoding DUF937 domain-containing protein: MGLFDQVMKAVADPSRQANVGQLSQILGSAKQIANENNADTDAMKQAMSVIGGFVRSSLNDTRRAQGNDAAQSLIEEGAANGESVIPKLFNNAQLAAMISAVTQKTNLNTNQVQRVLPMVLPLVMQFLSSGNAKGGAAQTSSNPILTAFLDGDGDGDVDMGDMLGMASKFM
- a CDS encoding response regulator transcription factor, giving the protein MDLDIPIRVLVAEDHNIVRQGIVAILNQQAQITVIAEAKNGVEAVEMHALHQPDITLMDLRMPQMEGLEAINRIREATPAACIIILTTYDTDEDIYRGLQAGARGYLLKDTTAEDLATAVRQVHHGKRYIPIEVGIRLTERIQESDLTDRELEVLGELTEGKSNLEIAKALSISEGTVKFHINNILSKFGVSDRTQAVITALRRGITRIRY
- the miaB gene encoding tRNA (N6-isopentenyl adenosine(37)-C2)-methylthiotransferase MiaB codes for the protein MSETRRYHVTTFGCQMNKADSERMAGILEKMGMRWEEDPLQADVVLYNTCTIRDSAEQKVYSYLGKQAKRKRKDPNLTIVVAGCVAQQEGEQLLRRVPELDVVMGPQYANQLESLLAQAAQGSQVVATDPVHIMEDITKPRRESEVSAWVNVIYGCNERCTYCVVPGVRGLEQSRTKEAIRAEMAALGDQGYAEVTLLGQNIDAYGRDLPGITSEGRRENTLTDLLHYVHDVPGIERIRFATSHPRYFTERLVRACAELPKVCEHFHIPFQSGNNQVLKAMGRGYTREKYQRIIETVRRYVPDASISADVIVAFPGETEAQFQDTLSLMEEIVFDMVNTAAYSPRPGTPAAEWTNQLDEEVKQDRLQRINHLVSQQAEVRSQRYQNRVETVLVEAINPKDPNQVMGRTRGNRLTFFNGDINLLKGQIVPVAITETRAFSLTGERVEERRLVAV